In Heliomicrobium undosum, the following proteins share a genomic window:
- a CDS encoding HD-GYP domain-containing protein, which translates to MMRISVSLVEPGNVLAKPVYDGRGSVLLAKGVELTGSYIRRLKDLNVQSVFIESPFGDLISYETAVSDPVFTEVMKNTRHLVKLLASPRSDTDLSSAKKSVEMLVDELIRNRGVLLDVSALHDYDEYTFSHCVSVCVLSIIIGMSAGLSREELAILGMGALLHDIGKTRIPVEILNKPGKLTAEEYGIMKQHTRFGYDLLRKSTSLLSAHVAFQHQEKFDGTGYPRGVKGADIHLFGRISAVADVYDALTSRRPYRQPMPGNKAYEYIWSQSGTHFDPAMVRHFCGTVAIYPNGSLVELCDGKKGLVVKQNAGWPLRPVVCLLEDNRVSEIIDLMDEARTGLVIVA; encoded by the coding sequence ATGATGCGAATATCCGTCAGCCTGGTGGAGCCGGGCAACGTGCTGGCCAAACCGGTCTATGACGGCCGGGGCAGCGTCTTGTTGGCCAAAGGGGTTGAACTGACTGGAAGCTACATCCGGCGGTTGAAGGACCTGAACGTCCAGTCAGTCTTTATCGAGAGTCCCTTTGGCGACCTGATCAGTTACGAGACCGCTGTTTCCGACCCGGTTTTCACGGAGGTCATGAAGAACACGCGCCACCTGGTGAAGCTGCTGGCGTCGCCTCGTTCCGACACGGATCTGTCCAGCGCCAAAAAGAGCGTGGAGATGCTCGTTGACGAGTTGATCCGCAATCGAGGCGTCCTTCTCGATGTGAGCGCCCTCCACGATTATGACGAATACACCTTCTCCCATTGCGTTTCCGTCTGCGTGTTATCGATCATCATCGGCATGAGCGCCGGTCTGAGCCGGGAAGAACTGGCCATTTTAGGCATGGGCGCGCTCCTGCACGATATCGGCAAAACCCGGATCCCTGTGGAGATCCTGAATAAGCCGGGCAAACTGACGGCTGAGGAATATGGGATCATGAAGCAGCACACCCGCTTCGGCTATGACCTGCTGCGCAAAAGCACCAGCCTGTTGTCAGCCCATGTGGCCTTTCAGCACCAGGAGAAATTCGACGGCACCGGCTATCCCCGGGGCGTCAAAGGCGCGGACATTCATCTCTTCGGCCGCATCTCCGCTGTGGCTGACGTCTATGACGCCCTCACGTCGCGAAGACCTTACCGCCAACCGATGCCGGGGAACAAGGCCTATGAATACATCTGGTCCCAGTCGGGCACCCACTTCGACCCTGCCATGGTGCGCCATTTCTGCGGCACTGTGGCCATCTACCCCAATGGAAGCCTCGTCGAGTTGTGCGATGGGAAGAAAGGCCTGGTGGTCAAGCAAAACGCCGGCTGGCCGCTGCGGCCCGTCGTCTGCCTGCTTGAAGACAACCGTGTCTCTGAAATTATCGACCTCATGGATGAGGCCCGGACGGGTTTAGTTATCGTGGCATAA